One segment of Streptomyces sp. YIM 121038 DNA contains the following:
- a CDS encoding aspartate aminotransferase family protein yields the protein MTSTGKEFDLGRLLAERGGERYELHTRHLNHQLPRMLHTIGFDKVYERAEGAYFWDAEGHDYLDMLAGFGVMGLGRHHPVVRKALHDVLDASLADLTRFDCQPLPGLLAERLLAHSPYLDRVFFGNSGTEAVETALKFARYATGRPRILYCAHAFHGLTTGSLSVNGETGFRDGFAPLLPDTAVPLGDLDALRRELKRGDVAALIVEPVQGKGVHEPPPGYLRAAQELLHQHKALLIADEVQTGLGRTGAFYAHQHEEGVEPDLVCVAKALSGGYVPVGATLGKDWIFKKVYSSMDRVLVHSASFGSNAQAMAAGLAVLAVMDEERTVANARATGELLKDRLAALVDKYELLSDVRGRGLMIGIEFGRPKSLKLRSRWTVLQAARKGLFAQMVVVPLLQKHRILTQVSGDHLEVIKLIPPLIIGEKEVDRFVAAFTDIMDEAHGGGGLIWDFGKTLVKQAVANR from the coding sequence ATGACAAGCACCGGCAAGGAGTTCGACCTCGGCAGACTGCTCGCCGAGCGCGGCGGCGAGCGGTACGAGCTGCACACCCGGCACCTCAACCACCAGCTGCCGCGCATGCTGCACACCATCGGCTTCGACAAGGTCTACGAACGCGCGGAGGGCGCCTACTTCTGGGACGCCGAGGGACACGACTACCTGGACATGCTCGCCGGGTTCGGCGTCATGGGCCTCGGCCGCCACCACCCGGTCGTCCGCAAGGCCCTGCACGACGTGCTCGACGCCTCCCTCGCCGATCTGACCCGCTTCGACTGCCAGCCGCTGCCCGGGCTGCTCGCCGAGCGGCTGCTCGCGCACAGCCCGTACCTGGACCGGGTCTTCTTCGGCAACAGCGGCACCGAGGCCGTCGAGACCGCCCTGAAGTTCGCCCGCTACGCCACCGGCAGGCCGCGGATCCTGTACTGCGCGCACGCCTTCCACGGCCTGACCACCGGCTCCCTGTCCGTGAACGGCGAGACCGGCTTCCGCGACGGCTTCGCCCCGCTCCTGCCGGACACGGCCGTGCCCCTCGGCGACCTCGACGCGCTGCGCCGGGAGCTCAAGCGCGGGGACGTGGCCGCCCTGATCGTCGAGCCGGTCCAGGGCAAGGGCGTGCACGAGCCCCCGCCCGGCTATCTGCGCGCCGCCCAGGAACTCCTCCACCAGCACAAGGCCCTCCTGATCGCCGACGAGGTGCAGACGGGGCTCGGCAGGACCGGCGCCTTCTACGCCCACCAGCACGAGGAGGGCGTGGAGCCCGACCTGGTGTGCGTGGCCAAGGCCCTGTCCGGCGGGTACGTCCCGGTCGGCGCGACCCTCGGCAAGGACTGGATCTTCAAGAAGGTCTACTCGTCCATGGACCGGGTCCTGGTCCACTCCGCGAGCTTCGGGTCCAACGCGCAGGCCATGGCGGCCGGGCTCGCGGTCCTCGCCGTCATGGACGAGGAGCGGACCGTCGCGAACGCGCGCGCGACGGGCGAGCTGCTCAAGGACCGGCTCGCGGCACTCGTCGACAAGTACGAGCTGCTCAGCGACGTCCGCGGCCGCGGCCTGATGATCGGCATCGAGTTCGGCAGACCGAAGTCCCTGAAGCTGCGCAGCCGCTGGACCGTGCTCCAGGCCGCCCGCAAGGGCCTGTTCGCGCAGATGGTGGTCGTACCGCTGCTCCAGAAGCACCGGATCCTCACCCAGGTCTCCGGCGACCACCTGGAGGTCATCAAGCTCATCCCGCCGCTGATCATCGGCGAGAAGGAGGTCGACCGCTTCGTCGCCGCCTTCACCGACATCATGGACGAGGCGCACGGGGGCGGCGGGCTGATCTGGGACTTCGGCAAGACACTGGTGAAGCAGGCGGTGGCGAACCGATGA
- a CDS encoding XRE family transcriptional regulator: MSPATPDAGEAADALPAVAPQLRELRRRAALTLEAAARAAGLSPAHLSRLETGQRQPSLPMLLALARTYGTTVSELLGETPADRDAVVRAPDMEPTAAGGWTYWQAGSPGRGMQALRVHVPHGAQGDIVRVHPGEEWLYVLQGRLRLRLGDTSYTLAPGDSAHFDSLTPHRIAAVDHGGADLLFVHTLLQSPAAALCLGGPTKGDRHDGT, encoded by the coding sequence ATGAGCCCTGCCACCCCGGACGCCGGTGAGGCGGCCGACGCGCTGCCCGCCGTCGCCCCGCAACTGCGTGAGCTGCGCCGCCGTGCCGCGCTGACCCTGGAGGCCGCCGCCCGTGCGGCCGGGCTCTCGCCCGCGCATCTGTCCCGCCTGGAGACGGGGCAGCGCCAGCCGTCCCTGCCGATGCTGCTCGCGCTCGCTCGTACCTACGGTACGACGGTTTCCGAGCTGCTCGGCGAGACGCCCGCCGACCGGGACGCCGTCGTCCGCGCCCCGGACATGGAGCCCACCGCCGCCGGCGGCTGGACGTACTGGCAGGCGGGCTCCCCGGGCCGCGGCATGCAGGCGCTGCGCGTGCACGTGCCGCACGGCGCGCAGGGCGACATCGTGCGCGTGCACCCGGGGGAGGAGTGGCTGTACGTCCTCCAGGGCCGCCTGCGCCTGCGCCTCGGCGACACCTCGTACACCCTCGCGCCCGGCGACAGCGCGCACTTCGACTCGCTGACGCCGCACCGGATCGCCGCCGTGGACCACGGCGGCGCCGACCTCCTCTTCGTCCACACCTTGCTGCAGAGCCCCGCCGCCGCGCTCTGTCTCGGCGGCCCCACCAAGGGAGACCGACATGACGGAACCTGA
- a CDS encoding DUF6126 family protein translates to MEEKFPRALWVRLIVYVAVGHLFAGFIYLLFVLGGQNQ, encoded by the coding sequence ATGGAGGAGAAGTTCCCGCGCGCCCTGTGGGTCCGCCTGATCGTCTACGTCGCCGTGGGCCACCTGTTCGCGGGCTTCATCTATCTCCTGTTCGTCCTCGGCGGACAGAACCAGTAG